Part of the Acetomicrobium sp. S15 = DSM 107314 genome, GCCCAGCTCTGCGTAGCGTGCCAGCGCCTCTTCGCTCGTATTTCGGAATTCTACCTCCGTCACCTCTACGTCTGAAGCGATCTCGTCTCCGCGACAGATCGCCACTCCAGTCAC contains:
- a CDS encoding Maf family protein codes for the protein MYPKHLLVTGVAICRGDEIASDVEVTEVEFRNTSEEALARYAELGCVLKNSIWPQVAFGLT